From one Streptococcus pneumoniae genomic stretch:
- a CDS encoding replication initiation factor domain-containing protein: MVCKNQIEKYLSENDKHNPVIMTSIDEFTFVIKPTEDTVGEYPNNWNQIALSLAETIDQKLSLSILFGSYVSLKTSPAGYTDGFTFENLPYYFAIAWHEFNFTMGIIIKFSAFALSHYRATYQDFYDKAIDVHNIAQMLDDDYYELRLSRIDLAVDYFNYDMTVNDLYQGLKTKKYILTTHKGNKNRSIISAREIDGKAETIYIGSKKKNVNALLRIYDKYQEQLDNRGRYMHLTQYCDTWVRMEASYKGTYSNQILALLLTIKHPQDLSKLIVNKMLDKYCFHSTDTGEPILFTKDLLKGFGDFPALASLNSRNNDIIGKILHMLKGSGFYPLLRIIEKIWGVQARNHFIIRLIQEYEVNYDPNPDVDLWINKFGNELSKLNFEDFLEDTFHVFYKNNNITPKDSAKKHKSDATKQ; this comes from the coding sequence TTGGTCTGTAAAAATCAAATAGAAAAATATCTCTCCGAGAATGATAAGCACAACCCAGTCATTATGACTAGTATAGACGAGTTTACATTTGTCATCAAGCCAACAGAAGATACAGTCGGTGAATATCCTAACAATTGGAATCAAATTGCTTTATCATTAGCTGAAACAATAGATCAGAAGCTATCTCTATCAATTTTATTTGGAAGTTATGTCTCACTAAAAACCTCTCCAGCAGGCTATACTGACGGATTTACCTTCGAAAACCTTCCTTATTATTTTGCGATAGCATGGCATGAGTTCAATTTCACCATGGGAATTATTATCAAGTTTAGCGCATTCGCTTTATCGCACTATAGAGCTACCTATCAAGACTTCTATGATAAAGCGATTGATGTACATAATATAGCTCAAATGCTAGATGATGACTATTACGAACTACGTCTGTCTCGTATTGACCTAGCAGTGGATTACTTTAATTATGATATGACTGTCAATGACCTCTATCAAGGATTAAAAACCAAAAAATATATCCTCACCACTCATAAAGGTAATAAAAATCGTTCTATAATTAGTGCTAGAGAAATCGATGGTAAAGCTGAAACTATCTATATTGGTAGTAAAAAGAAGAACGTGAATGCCCTGCTCCGTATCTACGATAAATATCAAGAGCAACTAGATAATCGTGGACGATATATGCATCTAACCCAATATTGTGATACTTGGGTACGTATGGAAGCGTCCTATAAAGGCACTTATAGTAACCAAATCCTAGCCTTATTGCTGACCATTAAACATCCACAAGATTTGAGCAAACTAATTGTAAATAAAATGCTCGATAAATACTGCTTTCATAGTACCGATACTGGTGAGCCTATTTTGTTTACCAAAGATTTACTAAAAGGGTTTGGAGATTTTCCAGCACTAGCGTCTCTAAATTCTCGTAACAATGACATTATTGGGAAGATACTACACATGCTAAAAGGAAGCGGTTTCTATCCCTTGCTTCGCATCATTGAAAAAATTTGGGGGGTTCAAGCTCGTAATCACTTCATTATCAGATTAATACAGGAATATGAAGTAAACTATGACCCCAATCCCGACGTAGACCTATGGATAAATAAGTTTGGTAATGAGTTATCTAAGCTAAATTTTGAAGACTTCCTAGAAGATACCTTTCATGTTTTTTACAAAAATAATAACATCACCCCTAAAGATTCCGCCAAGAAGCACAAGAGTGATGCTACAAAACAATAA
- a CDS encoding putative holin-like toxin, producing MNVSTEIHLERSSTLSVAEALQVMLGFGGFIISLLTFVIALILLRDKK from the coding sequence ATGAATGTAAGTACAGAAATCCACTTAGAAAGGAGTAGCACTTTGTCAGTTGCGGAAGCATTGCAAGTGATGTTGGGTTTTGGTGGTTTTATCATCAGCCTGCTAACATTTGTGATTGCCTTAATTCTGCTTCGAGATAAAAAATAA
- a CDS encoding IS3 family transposase (programmed frameshift), protein MSRKTRRYFTDEFKQQIVDLHKAGMKRSELIKEYELTPSTFDKWVKQARTTGSFKTVDNLTDEQRELIELRKRNKELEMQVDILKQAAVIMAPKRKIITANKKNYSISAMCRCLNIPRSSYYYKAVEAISEAGLEEKIKRIFLESKSRYGARKIKKCLQVQGINLSRRRISRIMKRLNLVSVYQKAAFKPHAKGKNEASIPNLLARQFHQEKPLEALVTDLTYVRVGKRWAYICLVIDLFNREIIGLSAGWNKTAELVKEAIQSIPYALTKVKLFHSDRGKEFDNQLIDEILEAFGITHSLSQAGCPYDNAVAESTYHSFKLEFINQETFHSLEELTLKTKDYVHWWNHHRIHGNLNYQTPMTKRVID, encoded by the exons ATGTCTAGAAAAACACGTCGCTACTTCACAGATGAATTCAAACAACAAATCGTTGATCTTCACAAGGCAGGTATGAAACGAAGCGAGCTTATCAAAGAGTATGAGCTAACTCCCTCAACATTCGATAAATGGGTTAAACAGGCAAGAACAACCGGTTCCTTCAAAACTGTTGATAACCTAACTGATGAGCAACGTGAGCTGATTGAACTCAGAAAACGAAATAAAGAGCTTGAAATGCAGGTCGATATCTTAAAGCAAGCGGCAGTGATTATGGCAC CGAAAAGGAAAATAATCACTGCGAACAAAAAGAATTACAGCATTTCAGCCATGTGTCGGTGCTTGAACATTCCGCGTTCTAGCTATTACTACAAAGCTGTGGAGGCTATATCCGAGGCTGGTCTCGAAGAAAAAATCAAACGCATTTTTCTCGAAAGCAAGTCCAGATACGGTGCTAGGAAAATCAAGAAATGTCTACAAGTACAAGGTATCAACTTGTCTCGTCGTCGGATTTCTCGCATCATGAAGAGACTGAATTTGGTTTCTGTTTACCAGAAGGCTGCCTTCAAACCACATGCTAAAGGGAAAAATGAGGCATCCATTCCAAACCTCCTAGCCAGACAGTTTCACCAAGAGAAGCCCTTGGAAGCTCTTGTGACGGATTTAACTTATGTCCGTGTTGGTAAGCGTTGGGCTTATATCTGCTTGGTCATTGACCTCTTTAATCGCGAAATCATCGGACTGTCAGCTGGTTGGAACAAGACTGCAGAGCTGGTCAAAGAGGCTATTCAAAGTATCCCTTATGCGCTGACTAAGGTCAAGCTCTTCCATTCTGATCGAGGGAAGGAGTTTGATAATCAGCTGATTGATGAGATATTAGAAGCCTTTGGTATCACACATTCACTCAGTCAAGCCGGTTGTCCATATGACAATGCCGTAGCCGAGAGTACCTATCATTCTTTCAAACTTGAGTTTATTAACCAAGAAACATTCCATTCCTTGGAAGAATTAACTCTAAAAACCAAAGACTACGTTCACTGGTGGAACCACCACCGCATTCATGGCAATCTCAACTACCAAACGCCTATGACTAAGCGAGTCATCGATTAA
- a CDS encoding putative holin-like toxin, with translation MTAFEVVQMILGFGTFTITLIGLCYKIFKNDDKKK, from the coding sequence TTGACAGCTTTTGAAGTTGTACAAATGATTCTAGGTTTTGGTACCTTTACCATTACTTTGATTGGATTGTGCTATAAAATCTTCAAAAATGATGACAAAAAGAAATAG
- a CDS encoding FtsK/SpoIIIE domain-containing protein, whose amino-acid sequence MGSSNIPILKNLETGGDIHWNISSHPFLMLTGSTGTGKSTFLLQLIALIYLYSDGEAKIILLDYKHSDDFLFARSYDSYYAFENVTQGFDRFYQEFRKRLSGESDDYSQWWLVFDEYSSWISMLDKKTSEEYKNKLGEILRLSRSLNMRGIFVLQRADSIYFMGGIRDNFSVKIGLGRLSQEAKKMLFDTDLEIKPQKIGKGYIQIDGYEIKPCLVPKVRNRQKMIDCIKAFLARLADIDEDAAPP is encoded by the coding sequence ATGGGAAGTTCTAATATCCCTATTCTGAAAAATTTGGAAACAGGAGGTGATATTCACTGGAATATCTCCTCTCATCCATTCCTCATGCTGACAGGTTCGACTGGCACAGGGAAATCTACGTTCCTATTACAGCTTATCGCTCTGATATATCTATATTCTGATGGAGAGGCTAAAATAATTCTTCTAGACTATAAACATTCAGACGATTTCTTGTTTGCTCGCTCCTATGATTCTTACTATGCGTTTGAAAACGTTACACAAGGATTTGATAGGTTTTATCAAGAATTTCGAAAAAGACTATCGGGAGAAAGTGACGACTATTCCCAATGGTGGTTAGTGTTCGATGAATATTCCTCGTGGATATCCATGCTTGATAAAAAGACATCAGAAGAATATAAGAACAAATTAGGAGAAATCCTACGTCTATCTAGGAGCTTAAATATGAGAGGGATTTTCGTACTTCAGAGAGCAGATTCCATTTATTTTATGGGTGGAATTAGAGATAATTTTTCTGTGAAAATTGGTCTAGGTCGATTGTCACAAGAAGCTAAAAAAATGCTCTTCGATACTGACTTAGAAATTAAGCCACAAAAAATAGGCAAAGGTTATATCCAAATAGACGGCTATGAAATTAAGCCCTGCCTCGTTCCCAAAGTACGAAATCGTCAGAAGATGATTGACTGTATCAAAGCATTTTTAGCTAGATTAGCAGATATAGATGAGGATGCTGCCCCTCCGTAG
- a CDS encoding LPXTG cell wall anchor domain-containing protein, translating into MAKNQSHSGTIKVSKAYGAVGVLALSGALALGGVSVSADSVEGNSTATATEAVAPTNTVTEAQLTEAKEAVDTTHSAVLAQDSTVKEAEASLEANRAEVASLDTQIAEVKEVDSQAVAEAKEAVTRAESALGNQSVEAVEDKVADASQALADSIKAVSDAEQDLALAERGTEVTETVTETVEVPAEGAKSQLYDPKTADRDARIFINPEYIQAIKDLANGTGTADAVDAAIKKGGTEVIKYSRSGKPLLTATYGDLGEYNLKNLGKTAKHSGLENLDNSTKYDIREPLPAELSRNLSLYGAAVLNHVRSLFGQPLLEVSEATATFANKYQSVQETDRHRDFTFDEVAQTVGKGLDVDYIANSALYINKGGDSFTDGGEIFLTEGQLYNSVYNALIPKLFGKGDYSEALKLLGFTSKANEFMISPSVGYGAHEIPLSRTVLSLVDSSSPALANPYEVRSGGTSTTKQVTKEVTKTVVDPAAVSNAKATLSAAQATKIGAEARLESAQNELASVRSLARAVKEAKDLYTSLAEAVSSRQETLARLMTAKVAAEEGVERQVALVVAEREELNRLMGAYENALAKYASLKEAYDAQPKPEKHHEVGTGVTASKPVYELPKVQDHGTLGGDSQIGVGSQNGGALGGNKKPSTTVGTQKDKTDKVDTLGMKPSKSDMKTPQYMGSQTTYGQGMPAKAVSTVRNNQASKQAITTANSLPKTGTNNSILTLLGTASISLVSLVGLKKKRG; encoded by the coding sequence ATGGCGAAAAATCAATCCCATAGTGGCACCATTAAGGTGTCTAAGGCTTACGGCGCTGTCGGTGTATTGGCTTTGTCGGGTGCTTTGGCTCTAGGCGGGGTATCTGTTAGTGCTGATAGTGTTGAGGGTAATAGCACGGCAACCGCTACTGAGGCGGTAGCGCCTACTAATACAGTAACTGAAGCTCAGCTTACTGAGGCTAAAGAGGCAGTCGATACTACCCATAGTGCAGTCCTCGCTCAGGATAGTACGGTCAAGGAGGCTGAGGCTAGTCTTGAAGCTAATCGTGCGGAGGTAGCTAGCCTTGATACTCAGATTGCTGAGGTCAAGGAAGTAGATAGTCAAGCCGTTGCGGAAGCTAAAGAGGCGGTTACTCGTGCGGAGTCGGCTCTTGGTAACCAATCAGTCGAAGCCGTAGAAGATAAGGTAGCTGATGCTAGTCAGGCTCTTGCCGACTCCATCAAAGCCGTTAGCGATGCTGAGCAAGACCTTGCTCTTGCAGAGAGGGGTACTGAGGTGACTGAGACTGTCACTGAAACGGTAGAGGTACCTGCTGAGGGGGCTAAGTCTCAGCTTTATGACCCAAAAACTGCTGACCGTGATGCTCGTATCTTTATCAACCCTGAGTATATTCAGGCTATCAAAGACCTAGCGAATGGTACTGGCACTGCTGATGCGGTCGACGCAGCTATCAAAAAGGGGGGTACTGAGGTTATCAAGTACTCTAGAAGTGGTAAACCTTTGTTGACTGCTACTTATGGTGACTTGGGTGAGTACAATCTGAAAAATCTAGGTAAGACGGCTAAACATTCGGGTCTTGAAAACTTAGACAATAGTACCAAGTATGACATCAGAGAACCCCTACCAGCAGAACTCTCTCGAAACCTTTCATTGTACGGCGCAGCCGTTTTGAACCACGTCCGCAGTCTCTTTGGTCAACCGTTGCTAGAGGTTAGCGAAGCCACTGCAACTTTTGCCAACAAGTACCAGTCGGTACAGGAGACTGACCGTCATCGTGATTTCACTTTCGACGAAGTGGCTCAAACCGTTGGTAAGGGCTTAGATGTAGACTACATTGCGAATAGCGCTTTGTATATCAATAAAGGAGGTGATTCGTTTACAGATGGCGGAGAGATTTTCCTTACAGAAGGTCAACTTTACAACTCCGTATATAATGCATTGATTCCTAAGCTTTTTGGTAAGGGTGATTACTCTGAGGCATTGAAGTTGTTAGGTTTCACTTCAAAAGCTAATGAGTTTATGATTAGTCCGTCGGTAGGTTACGGTGCGCATGAGATTCCGTTGAGTAGGACAGTCTTATCTCTCGTAGACTCTAGTTCTCCAGCCTTAGCGAACCCATACGAAGTCCGCTCAGGGGGTACGTCTACCACTAAGCAAGTTACCAAAGAAGTAACCAAAACGGTAGTAGACCCAGCAGCCGTTTCCAATGCCAAAGCTACCCTATCGGCAGCTCAGGCTACGAAGATTGGTGCTGAGGCACGTCTTGAATCAGCTCAAAATGAATTAGCTAGCGTTCGTTCCTTGGCTCGTGCGGTCAAGGAAGCTAAAGACCTTTACACTTCTCTCGCTGAGGCGGTATCTAGCCGTCAGGAGACGTTGGCTCGTTTGATGACTGCTAAAGTGGCAGCAGAGGAGGGGGTAGAACGTCAGGTAGCTTTAGTAGTTGCGGAGCGTGAGGAGCTGAATCGTTTGATGGGGGCTTATGAAAATGCGCTAGCTAAGTATGCTAGTCTTAAAGAAGCCTATGATGCACAACCAAAGCCTGAAAAACACCATGAAGTTGGTACAGGCGTAACTGCTAGCAAGCCTGTATATGAGCTTCCTAAAGTTCAAGACCATGGGACACTCGGAGGAGATAGTCAGATTGGGGTTGGTTCACAAAATGGCGGTGCTCTTGGTGGAAACAAAAAACCTAGTACAACTGTCGGAACTCAAAAAGACAAAACAGATAAGGTTGATACCCTTGGTATGAAGCCTTCGAAATCCGATATGAAAACCCCACAATACATGGGAAGTCAGACTACTTACGGACAAGGAATGCCTGCAAAAGCCGTTTCAACTGTTCGTAACAATCAAGCATCTAAACAAGCTATTACAACAGCTAATAGCTTACCAAAAACAGGAACAAATAACTCTATCCTAACATTGCTCGGTACAGCAAGTATCAGCCTTGTTAGTCTAGTAGGATTGAAAAAGAAAAGAGGATAA
- a CDS encoding helix-turn-helix transcriptional regulator, whose translation MAQLNLKDYISKRVRVLRLQKGLTQMQLEERANLPLKYIYKIENTNSNITIKTLESVIQALDCDFETFFDMKLNLTSQALISFIDKIDELEPHKQEKVLHHFTALLDELHN comes from the coding sequence ATGGCTCAATTAAATCTCAAAGACTACATTAGTAAAAGAGTACGTGTCTTACGATTGCAAAAAGGACTGACACAAATGCAACTAGAGGAACGTGCAAACCTACCGCTGAAATATATCTATAAAATCGAAAATACGAACAGTAATATCACCATCAAAACATTAGAAAGTGTCATTCAAGCTCTCGACTGTGACTTTGAAACCTTTTTTGATATGAAACTCAACCTCACAAGCCAAGCCCTTATCTCCTTTATTGATAAAATTGACGAACTAGAACCACATAAACAAGAAAAAGTTCTCCATCATTTTACTGCACTATTAGATGAATTACATAACTAA
- a CDS encoding putative holin-like toxin, with protein sequence MTAFEVVQTILGFGTFTITLIGLCYKIFKNDDKKK encoded by the coding sequence TTGACAGCTTTTGAAGTTGTACAAACGATTCTAGGTTTTGGTACCTTTACCATTACTTTGATTGGATTGTGCTATAAAATCTTCAAAAATGATGACAAAAAGAAATAG
- a CDS encoding type I toxin-antitoxin system Fst family toxin, protein MYEYLLTNFVAPFLVGIILHLVSKWIDKNDK, encoded by the coding sequence GTGTACGAATATCTACTCACCAATTTCGTTGCACCATTTTTGGTCGGCATCATTCTACATTTAGTCAGTAAATGGATAGATAAGAATGATAAATAG
- a CDS encoding DUF771 domain-containing protein — protein MNELQLTLENITVKLPESHIIVQKEEYERLQKESSQGRYMTLNDVLDLLSVSRPWLLENVLYRSDIRSQIDIAINPNGFVKYPESQGGRYFFLSSKTRAFFEQNFVKIFK, from the coding sequence ATGAATGAATTACAACTTACATTAGAAAATATTACTGTTAAATTACCTGAAAGTCATATCATAGTGCAAAAGGAAGAATACGAACGACTTCAAAAAGAAAGTTCTCAAGGTCGTTATATGACATTGAATGACGTTTTGGACTTGCTTTCAGTCTCTCGACCATGGCTCTTAGAAAACGTTCTATATCGTTCTGATATTCGCTCTCAAATTGATATAGCAATAAACCCCAACGGATTCGTGAAATATCCTGAAAGTCAGGGAGGACGCTACTTCTTCTTATCTAGCAAGACCCGAGCATTTTTTGAGCAAAACTTTGTAAAAATCTTTAAATAA
- a CDS encoding type I toxin-antitoxin system Fst family toxin has product MKELIITLILAPLMVNILTKLISDWLDSKRGKHSKR; this is encoded by the coding sequence TTGAAAGAACTCATTATTACACTTATTCTTGCTCCGCTCATGGTCAACATATTAACAAAGTTGATTAGCGACTGGCTAGATAGCAAGCGAGGCAAACACTCCAAACGTTAG